One part of the Pecten maximus chromosome 1, xPecMax1.1, whole genome shotgun sequence genome encodes these proteins:
- the LOC117323306 gene encoding methyltransferase-like protein 27 isoform X2, with translation MDPYNGRYSEEHYAKCNQQEKIYLYDNWASMYDADYGADRRRGPFITAAELGACVADEKHRKSVRILDVAAGTGIVGEELQKLGFTEIDALDPSPGMLDHARKKGVYTNFLCQFLTEKPCDIQTGSYDCVVMCSAIGSGHVPAEAFLEIQRITRPGGFVVLAANAKDLHKDYGNCRQEFCRLFDTLEAHGKWVKVTEKTFPCYNGEIDGILMTFRVC, from the exons ATGGATCCTTACAACGGTCGTTATTCCGAGGAACACTACGCGAAATGTAACCAGCaagagaaaatatatttatacgaTAACTGGGCTTCTATGTATGATGCG GATTATGGAGCTGATCGACGGCGTGGGCCCTTCATCACGGCGGCTGAACTTGGAGCATGCGTAGCGGATGAAAAACACCGGAAATCTGTTCGGATACTTGATGTTGCAGCAGGAACCGGAATCGTCGGTGAGGAG TTACAGAAGTTGGGTTTTACTGAGATTGACGCCCTCGACCCCTCCCCAGGGATGCTTGACCACGCCCGAAAAAAGGGGGTCTACACGAACTTCTTATGTCAGTTTCTAACTGAAAAGCCCTGCGACATACAGACCG GAAGTTATGATTGCGTTGTCATGTGCAGTGCCATAGGATCCGGTCATGTGCCAGCAGAGGCCTTCTTGGAGATTCAGCGAATCACACGCCCTG GTGGCTTCGTCGTCCTTGCAGCTAATGCTAAGGATTTACACAAGGATTATGGGAATTGCAGACAGGAATTCTGTCGACTGTTTGATACATTAGAGGCTCATGGTaaatgggtcaaggtcacagagaaGACGTTTCCTTGTTATAATGGGGAAATCGACGGAATTCTTATGACATTCAGGGTATGCTAG
- the LOC117323297 gene encoding methyltransferase-like protein 27 translates to MEAKEILSNMDPYNGRYSGEHYAKCNQQEKIALYDNWASMYDADYGADRRRGPFITAAELGACIADEKHRKFVRILDVAAGTGIVGEELQKLGFAEIDALDPSPGMLDQARKKGVYTNFLCQFLTEKPCDIMTGSYDCVVMCSAIGSGHVPAEAFLEIQRITRPGGFVVLAANAKDLHKEYGSCRQEFCCVFDTLEAQGKWIKVTEKTFPDYREDVDGITMTFRKC, encoded by the exons ATGGAAGCAAAGGAAATCCTTTCCAATATGGATCCTTACAACGGTCGTTATTCCGGGGAACACTACGCGAAATGTAACCAGCAagagaaaatagctttatacGATAACTGGGCTTCCATGTATGATGCG GATTATGGGGCTGATCGACGACGTGGGCCTTTTATCACGGCGGCTGAACTCGGAGCATGCATAGCTGATGAAAAACACCGGAAGTTTGTTCGGATACTTGATGTTGCAGCAGGAACCGGAATCGTCGGGGAGGAG TTACAGAAGCTGGGTTTTGCTGAGATTGACGCCCTCGACCCCTCCCCAGGGATGCTTGACCAGGCCCGAAAAAAGGGGGTCTACACGAACTTCTTATGTCAGTTTCTAACTGAAAAGCCCTGCGACATAATGACCG GAAGTTATGATTGCGTTGTCATGTGCAGTGCCATAGGATCCGGTCATGTGCCAGCAGAGGCCTTCTTGGAGATTCAGCGAATCACACGCCCTG GTGGCTTCGTCGTCCTGGCAGCTAACGCTAAGGATTTACACAAGGAGTATGGAAGTTGCAGACAGGAATTCTGTTGCGTGTTTGATACATTAGAAGCCCAAGGCAAATGGATCAAAGTCACAGAGAAGACATTCCCTGATTATCGTGAGGACGTTGACGGGATCACCATGACATTCAGAAAGTGCTAG